The following proteins are co-located in the Fructilactobacillus carniphilus genome:
- a CDS encoding restriction endonuclease subunit S, translating to MTKNEAKRVPAIRFKDFSDKWDEQKLKNVTVNLDKLRVPVTKSKRIPGPTPYYGANGIQDHVKGFTHDGKLILIAEDGANDINDYPIQIVTGKVWVNNHAHILMALENISNYLFIGKSLKTINIKHYLTGSGRTKLNKGELEKITLSLPSLPEQVKIGTFLQKIDQLITVKKYKLAKRLHLKALLQQRLGSYQNCFTRSLYFTYFTYKNKQRQFRSPLTIPK from the coding sequence ATGACGAAAAATGAAGCAAAAAGAGTTCCAGCCATCAGATTTAAGGATTTTTCTGACAAATGGGATGAACAAAAATTAAAAAACGTGACCGTTAATTTGGATAAACTCCGAGTTCCCGTCACTAAAAGCAAACGAATTCCGGGACCAACTCCCTACTACGGGGCCAATGGCATCCAGGACCACGTTAAGGGCTTTACTCACGACGGGAAACTGATTCTGATTGCCGAAGATGGCGCCAACGACATCAATGACTACCCAATTCAAATCGTAACGGGTAAGGTTTGGGTCAATAATCACGCCCACATCTTAATGGCGTTAGAAAACATTTCTAATTATTTATTCATTGGGAAGAGTCTAAAAACCATTAACATTAAGCACTACCTAACTGGCTCTGGGAGAACGAAATTAAACAAAGGTGAATTAGAAAAAATCACTCTTTCTTTGCCTTCTCTTCCGGAACAAGTAAAAATTGGAACCTTCCTGCAAAAAATTGATCAGCTCATCACTGTCAAAAAGTATAAGTTAGCTAAACGCCTTCATCTGAAAGCCTTGCTACAACAGCGATTAGGCTCATATCAAAATTGTTTTACTCGATCACTTTATTTTACTTACTTTACATATAAAAATAAGCAGCGGCAGTTCCGCTCGCCGTTAACAATCCCAAAGTAA